GGAGTGCAAGAACCGAGAGATAAATCTCTCTCGTCCACTACGAACTCCTAAATCGAAAAACCGAGCAGTAAGGAACGTTCTCCGcaaactctcactctcgtcgTAAATCGAGCGGTGTTGCACATCTCCAAGGACTAACACTCTCGTCcactaggaagttccaaaacgaACTCCTAAGTCGAAAAACCGagcggtgaggaacgttctccgtAAACTCTCTCTCTCGTTCGAAACTGAGTAGTGTTGCATGTCTCAAGGGACTGACACTCTCGTCcactaggaagttccaaaacgaACTCCTAAGTCGAAAAATCGAGCGGTGATGAACGTtctccgtgaactctcactctcgtcctaaaccgagcggtgttGCACGTCCCCAAGGACTTACACTCTCGTCcactaggaagttccaaaacgaACTCCTAAGTCGAAAAACCAagcggtgaggaacgttctccgtgaactctcactctcgtcgTAAACCACGCAGTGTTGCACGTCCCCAAGGATTGACATTCTCGTCCCctaggaagttccaaaacgaACTCCTAAGTCGAAAAACCAAGCGATGAGGAACGTtctccgtgaactctcactctcgtcctaaatCGAGCGGTGTTGCACGTCCCTAAGGACTGACACTCTCGTCCACTAGGAAGTTCTAAAACGAACTCCTAAGTCGAAAAATCGAGTGGTGAGGAACGTTCTctgtgaactctcactctcgtcctaaaccgagcggtgttGCACGTCCCCAAGGACTGACACTCTCGTCcactaggaagttccaaaacgaACTCCTAAGTCGAAAAATCGAGCGATGAGAAACGGtctccgtgaactctcactctcgtcctaaacTGATCGGTGTTTCACGTCCCCAAGGACTGACACTCTCGTCcactaggaagttccaaaaGGAACTCCTAAGTCAAAAAATTGAGCGGTCACAAGCATTCGACCATTCAGCCTCCTCACACGTATACATTCAATCGGCCTCAAAGGTGCTCGGCCATTCAGCCTCGCAAGTACTCGGTCGTTAGGCCTCACAAGTACTCGGTCATTCGGCTTCACAGATATTTGGTCATTTGGCCCAAAAAGTATTCAGTCAGTCGGCTTCATAGTGCAAATAAACAAAATGCTATCAAAGTCGCTAGTCAACGTGGGagaaagttctaaaaagaactcccATCATAAGCCGATCGCCTAGTAAAAAGTTCAAAAGGTAACTCCAAAAGTCCACCATTCGGTTAGAGACGAGCAACGACTCAAATTATAATCAGAACAACCTCCCCAATAGAACGAGGACGACCTCCCCCAAGCTCATATAAGTCTTATACTTAACCTTGGCTAAAGCcaaacggttaactcggacttgggggacATTATGTATAGTATGATATCTAGGTCGAACGGTTAGCATCCAAGACCGATCGGTCTATCTACTTTAGCAGTGCTCGTCAACAAGGTCAAACGTGGACAATGCTCGTCAATTAGGTCAAACCAGGTTAAAAGATGTTGGGCCACAATTGGACCAACATTTAAGTTATTGGGCTAATAATCCAACCgaggataaaataatcaaagatgtcttattaaatatattcataaagCTGTTTATGAGCAACCGCCCGGATTTTAAGATAAGtctgattatattttattaggtttgtgataacctataaatacaagttcAAGGctaaaagccaggtacgttctaTGCACTCTTCACTACGTCCAAATACTCAACAGTGATAACAATTCACTGAATATTCTATTGTGAGCATAAATTCTTTCaacacacgcctaacttgagcgttgaAGTTCCTTTTATAGGTACCCTACCCTTCGATTCGGACTTGAAAAACTTGGAACAAAAGATTTAGAAATCGAAAGAAGGAAAGTCACGTCAGCAAAAGTTCGTCTCTCGATCCCAcaaaatatctaccgaaacaCATTCCATGGATTACCAAATCTTGAAAATTTATGGAAATCTtaaaactactaaaatttaATTGGAACTTTAAAACTGGATAACTTTTCCACTTCTAGGTGCTCAAAACTCCGATGATGttccagaaaaagaaaaacgcAGACTTCGGATATAACTAAAATTAACCCCGTGACTAATGTTTCTTATATTGATTTGCTTGCCAAAAGCCAAAAAACTTGACCAACCTCTCCAATTGAAGCATAGATAATCGTCATTGGCCAAGTTGCTACGTTTAGGTATGCCATTTGGGTCGGTATggattatttgattaaattaacaatatatatatctATTGGTTGCTTGACTCCAAATGGAAGACTATGAACTTGGCTgaaaaaaatactcaaaaacAAATACGAGgacagaaagaaaaatgaaataggTTTGTATTGCTGATGTGTAAATTAtcacaattattattattataaaccCAAAGTTGTCTCAAATTGACCCAAATTTGTCAGTGGATTTTTAGTTCAGTGGTCTTCGTTTCCATGAGCAATCATCACACAGTTTTTGTGGTTGGAATAATGGGAACTCAACTTGACATAAAATAGTCAGAACTCGGATTTGTCATCAAGTATAGCAGTAATGTTTGGCTCACgttatttttgtcttatttttccTTACATTCTTATTTAagatatcaaattatttaataagaaGAAAACtggaaaaggaaagaaaatgacCGATAATGAATCTTATCTCAGataaattgataccaaaagaaTACGTGACATTTGAcggaaaagagagaaacagaTTGAAGTATTAAGAAACATTATCTGTGAAAAAACAAGTCGAGTtaagaaaaattgttaaaacaCAACACGATAAAACGGTAATTATAAAAggaagttaaaaaataatgtaagaaAACCAAGACTAATGTTTCCCTCTGATACAACTGTCAAGGAAATTTCTAATAAATCCATTTTCTTATTGTATGATGATTAAGGATATTTACAGATTTACGGCAAGAGTTTTTGGCTTATGTTGTCTGTTTACTGTTGGCTGTTTTCATCTTTATTTCTAATCCTTATTTATAATATCTCTACCACATTTAATGTTcattaaagaaataattaattatccttATTCTACATGAACAATTTTCTAATAAGAAGCAAAGTTTAAGAGCTATTCCAACTCAAACATAAAACTCTTACAAGTTCAAAAGtccaaaataaaaaggataaacAATACtgaactatatttttaattcttgaataatttgatattttgatctTAATTCCTCTAGAAACACtttgttttaatctttttaaaaatagaaattgtcACATTTGATCTTTAGTAATATGATgcacaaaatattaaataattatttatttgacaaattataattattgcatgtcataaaataatcttaagattcatataattaatattattaaccTATCTTAAGATGGTACTATAACGAAAATATTGATTTTGTGATAACTGAAGAACTTGATCAACAATTAAACCGAAATAATACTGTGTATAAGAACAGTAGCAATGCAGcataaatataactttattgtttataatttatcCTTTCCTTCAAAAGAAGATGCAGCACTGGTGACAAAAATGCAAAAACATGTAACTAAGGAGAGATGAGTTTATTTTCGTTGGCCAGAAGCATTTCTGCAACTTGGCTCATGGATGGTCTTTCATTCATGTCATCTTGGACGCACTGTAAAGCCACTTTAACCAAAACCTCTACTTCTGAAACGTCGAAGTTTCCTTCTAACTTGGGATCAATGATCTCCTCCATCCAAAAGGCACAAGTGGGTGCATGTTTTATCTTCTCCCTTATCCACGTCACCAGGCGATGGTGGTCCATGTCCCTGCTGTTCTCAAGACTGTGAATTGCCACAGGGCTTCTTCCACTCACCATTTCCAACACCACAATCCCATAGCTATAAACATCCACCTTAGAAGTGATACGCAGATTGTAGACCCACTCCGGAGCCATGTACCCTCGAGTCCCTCTTATTCGTGAAAAACTAGAATTTCCACGCTCGTCTCTGTTTAAAAGTTTTGACAACCCAAAATCTGCTACCTTGGGTTTGAACTCTGAGTCAAGTAGAATGTTTTGAGGCTTCACGTCGCAATGCAAAATCCACTCCAAACACTCTTCGTGTAAGTAAGCTAAACCTTTGGCTGTGCCCACGGCAACGTTGAACCTTTTCTTCCAATCAAGACCGTTGCCAAAGAGATTGTCTGCTAAGGATCCATGTTCCATGTACTCATACACCAAAAGCCTGTGCTTCCCTTCAACGCAATACCCCCACATGTCAATCAAATTCATGTGGTTCAGCATGCCAATTGTGCTTATTTCAGCCAAAAATTCAGCTTCCCCTTGAGTAGCTTCGTTTAAGCGTTTAATAGCCGCAACACGGTTATCATATAATGTCCCTTTGTAAACAACCCCGCCTGCTCCTCGCCCAACCTCTTCTTTGAACCCTTTTGTCGCGGCTTTTAGCTCCGCGTAGGTGAACCTCTGAAACCCTGTGGCAGACAGAAGATGGTGTTGTTGATCCAGCCTGTGAGGGTGCTTGCTTGTTCTGAACAAGAAGAACCACACCAAGAAAATGGTGGAAAACTCAAACACTCCGACCCCGCAAGCGAACCAAACCAAGAAACTCAACGTGGAGTTCTTTTTTGGCGGCTGATAAACCCTGTTAAACTTTTGAGACAAACCAACGGGGCAATTCATCCGGGAATGCTTTAGAATCTTCGTGGACGAGCGCAGAATCGAATTCGGCAACTTTAGATAAATCTCTCCGTCGAAACTAGGAATATCCCGTCCATTGAATGCCATCGTTTTCGGGTAACAATTATAGGTAGCAAACTCGTTAAACTTTAACTGAACAGCTACACATTTATCGCAAAGTGACAGACATATATTCAGGCATTCCTTTAAGCTCGAAACGCGTGTCACGTTCCAGTCGTAGCCATACAGTTCCGTGGTTTGAAGACGGAGAAAACCAAATGACTGGCGACTGTTGCAATAAAAAGATGAAGGAGAAAACTCAGGCTCACAGCCCAGAGTCCAGTCATTGGGATCCTTAACCTTAAACCCTTTCAAGCAATAGCAAGTCCTTCCAATAACGGGATCATGATTGCACATGCTGTTCGCTCCACAAATTCCATGAATGGTGCACGGTTCTGAAATAACTTGCCACGTCACCTCCCACGTCTTACGCTCCTCGTTGAAGCTATACAAACGCAAATTACCATCAGAATCCAACTTGAGTATCCTGTACACTTTTTTGGGATAATCCGTGGAGAGAAATTGAAACCCGTCAGAGGAAGTGAATTGTCCAAAAGAATCTAAAGAAGCAGTTTTGGTTACATTGTAGGTGGATCTGCCTATGTCAATTGCAAGCTTCCACGATGGTGGCCAGTACACGCTGGAAAACGTGCGACCTTTGTAGAGTAAGCGAAGAACGTTGTCGTTGTCGAAGTAAAGCTTGTAGAACCCCGATGAATGGTTCGTTGCACTTCTCGAAGAAACGAGACCGCCTCGTTCCGTGAGTGGTTGCGTTGGAAGAAGGGTGTCGGTTGGGGAAGCGAAGCTTTGCCAAATGGTGGTGCCTTTGGAATTGAGGAGAAGGAGGTTTCCGTTGTTTCTTAGCTTCAGATAAAGTTGGGAGGAGGAAATAGTGGCGGTTTCCCAGATAACGGTTCCTCCGGCATCCGTCAAAACGAGGTTGCCGTTTTTCCAGAGTGATAGGAAGGAGCCTTTGCCGTTGACAGGTTCGTCACGGTTGGCCATCCACACAACGGTGGGTTGTTCGGAGCGCGTGAAGCAAACGGAGAAGCAGAAGGCGTTTTCACCAACTTGGAAGAAGCCAGCTGAAAAATCACCATTGGATGAAAAGAGGATGTCGCTTTGTTTCTCTACTGAAAGTGAAGAACCTTCTTGAAGTGTATCTGTGGCTGCAGCAGATGAAGTTGAGATGAAGAGGAGAAGGATAAAGGGTTTGATACCCATTGCTGTTGGGAGCATAAAGTACATGAATTAATCGATGTTGATACACCATCAATGCCTCAGTCCAAACCTGCTACATCTTTATATACATCTACAATtattgtttccttttttttcttgttgaCTTTGTCATAATATccaattgtttttgtttttaaaactattgtttTTGGTATTACGTTTGATGCCTATTTGTTTAGTTGGATTCTTTTTACATGTGTGTACATATAAAAAAGAAGATCGATAATGTAGGAAATCATAAATCGATAAATTAACAACAAGAAAGTACATAAGTTACtgtatttttcatattttacgaTAAAAACTTGTAAAAGATAAGTTGGTTGTagatttttctataaatttaataaatcttGTGAAATATTCACataaaaattttatgaaatatgaaaCATTATAGGTTTATAGGTAGGTAGTAAAGTTCTTCCCTTTCCTTCTTTTGTTTCCatccattttatattacatgtTGATATGCATTCAATTTATCATACCAAGAATAGGAagaatcactacaagaaaaatcgcaTTTATATACggccaaaatccgtatataacatcgAAAATCCGTATAAAAAGtggtgttatatacggattatatacggtcaaaaatccgtatataaaaaggGCGTAGATAagattacatacggattatccgtatgtaacttatatacggaatatccgtatataacttatatacggattatccgtatgtaaattatatacggaatatccgtatataacttatatacggataatccgtatataacttatatacggataatccgtatataacttatatacggaatatccgtatataacttatatacggaatatccgtatataacttatatacggaatatccgtatgtaacttatatacggaatatccgtatataaattacatacagCTTGACTTGAATAGCAGACCTGGTCATCCAACATCCAAAAAGGGACAATTTACAAGACCTGCCCATAATACCACACAGACAATTCACAAGACCTGGACATTATATCCATTcacaaatttgataaataaattaagtatttaaaacctacaaacaTGCATTTCACATTAATCATAATAAGAAAGTTTACATAATTGTTAATCATAATAAGTtcaaataacatgaaaaaagtCATTGAGGGAATAAGTGTGAGTCATACACATGTCCtacttctaaaaacataactAGTAATCTCCATAAACAGTATCATCTTGTGGTTGATTTGTTGGTTGCTGTGGTTGATCTGttggttgttgtggttgttgtggttgaacATTAGCCTGTGGCTGATTCTGGGATTGAAGAAATTGTTGTGCAATTGCGGCTGCAGGAGGTGGAAGATACTGCATCATGACACCAATAAAGCCTTGCAATTGAGAGTTCATCTGTCGAAGTTGGTCATCATGGGTTGATACTCGTGTGTGGAGGTTAAGAATGTCCTCTGCAATCGGTTGCTGAGAAGAAGATGCCTGTGTCTGTTGTATGTAACTATCGACACAGTCATCTTGAGCACTGACATTTCCAATGCCGTATACGCGTCCCTTGTACCTTCCACCAGCAACATCCAACCAACATTGGTTCCTCAATCTTTCCTCATCTGCAGGGTCTAGGGGAGCACATGTTGAAGCCCCAACGGATGCTGTCTCAgatcttatttgagaaaatcTGGCTTCAAACTCTTCCTGTTAAATGAATACATGATTATCGTTAAATAGATAGACCTAAGAATTATATAACCTAATAAAGAATAAGTTAGTAGAAACTAACATGTGTCCGCCTAGACCTTTCATCGACAAATTCTCCTGTTGATGCTCGAATATGTGTCtgctgaaatatttcatcaacatgcacTGACCGACCAAGCTCCTGTGACTGCAAGCAAAGAAGATGTAAGTTGttaacatcaaatatttttaaagtttatatgtACCAGACGAATTGCATGCTCATGCACGCTAATGGATCCCCCAGTGTGCAAACAACCACCCTTGTCAGATGTCCTGTTCTTTTTGGCCGTTTCACATTTTTGTCTATAAACTGGCATGTTCCACTTCTCCAAAAGACCATTCCAAACAATATCCCCCATCCAATCAGGTTTTTTTCCTTCTGTTCGAGCTTTTTTAAACATCTCAGATAATCTATGAGATGCTTTTGTGTGGAAATTTTTTTTGACCTTTTCTTCATGGTTAGACCTCCATGAAACCTTTCTCTGTTGACAAAAAAGATGAATATTGGATAAGATAATTGAGAaccttaacatttaaaattaagtgTAGAACATAATGTAAATGAACACAAGTGTACCCTAAAACGCTCAAAGAAAACATCTCTTCGTGTCTGAGGTATTTGTCCCCATGTCACCCATGGCTCATCAAACTGTGCCTTGATGGTGGCTGTGATTGCTTTGGATGCTGTTTTTGTTGGATAAAAGCTATaccaaaataaaagtgaaatattagaataatacaGTATATGCTTGGaacattaaattgatgttttcttaCCCTCCTCCAATAGGTGTAATGATTGGACGATTGTTGGAAACATCTTCAAAGTCATTGGCTGCTGAACTTGAACGTGGAGGGTTATCCCCTATAGGAGATGGTGATGGCATATTTGTGGGAGTTGTTGGGTTAGAACCAACATGGGGGGAGGGTGATCTCCATTGATCAGCAGCAAATTGTTGTGAACTAGGTGTCAAAGGAGGAACTTCCAACGAAGGTGGAATTGGTGGTGGAGTAGGTGTCAAACCAGGAACTTGTAATGGTGGTGGAACAAATCTAGCAGTGGAGGTAGAGGTAGGTGTAGATGGCTGACTACTTGAAGCATTTACGTTGTTGAAACGGTTTAACAACTTGACCATATAAGATTTCTTCTTGCCCTTCTCCTTTTCTGATATTGCTGAAGGTGGAATAGGAGGGTCACAACCATCTGATGCCATATTCttgaacaaaaaacaaaattgtacggtcaatttatttttacaattgaatggaaaggaaaagtaagaaaagaacATTTTGTGTTATTATGATATTACCTATTAAATGTGCAGGGAAAAATTGCAAAACCTATTATTGAAGCCTTGAAAAGGAAAGGTGCTTCTGCTATGGGATTTGTTGGTTTCTATTGGGGTGGTAAGTGGCTTCCACTAAATTGGTTTCTATTAGGGTGGTAAGTGGCTTCTGCTATGGGATTTGTTAGCTataaaatgaagttttttttttttgcagtgaAAAAACTTCATTTTATAGTGCAGTAAACTGGAGAGATATTGTTGGTAAGCTGGTCTAGGTGCTGTGAAGAGTAGTGCAGTGGGAAACCTCCACCTGACAGTAATCTGAAGTTACAAGAGAGAAGTCTAATTTGAACATGAATTGATCTGAGATAGGGATGTGTGAACTGTTGGACCAGTCAACTTGTTGCTGCCAGTCAAAAACTCTAATGGACAGTTCAGATTATTCTTATGCAACTTGAGATAGCAAGTCATTACATCTGAAGATGAAGAGCTGGAAAAGAGTTGGACTTATAAACTGGTCACTTGAGTTACTTATAAATATAGCTAGTGTAGGTTTTAAGTCAGATTAGCAATCTCACATTTGTAACCTGTCATAGACAGTTGACCCATTTCTGATTTCCACTAACGGGTATACAAGGCAGAAACACATTCCATTAGATACGGGTATACAAGGCAGAAACATATTCCATTAGATACAGTTCATTCGTTCCAACAACTTTCAGtttcttagttttagttttctgaGTCTTTGGGTTCTTACAAAGCATTGTATGATTACTCATTAGCATGTTTTCTGTGTCACCCTTGCCATGAAAGCAACTGGGTGATCATTATAAATAAAGCACACTTTTCAAACGGATTGCACTACAAGCAAGCTTTCCTTCCTATTTCTCTCAGAGTTGTTGCTGCTTTCAAGCTGTAACATTCCATTCGAGAGTCATGGTAACTATCTGCATATTGGCTGCAATATGCAGTTTTAGACTTTGCCTGTATAAGGGTTCACAGTTTTCTGgttcatatatattatacattatcCACATCCCTTTTGTTATATGTTTATCTTTGGCTCATTCAAATAGTTCAAAAATGATTCTGCATGCTCATTAACAAATCAGATCACTCTTAGATGTTTATTCATTTGGTTAATTGAATGCGATGTTTTACACTGAAGGATTTGAAAGCTGAGGATAAGTTGGGAGATGTTGAGTACCAAGCAGATAAGACTACGAGACAAGGAGGATATACAGCCACAAATTCGAgtgtagtatatatatattagtatgtGTGCATAATGCATTGGTCCTGGTTTTTCCCTAAATTCACTGTCCCCAACTAGTTGCTAGATGCACTAGCTCCAACTATTGCCAATTTACCATTGGTCCTAGTAATTCCTGCAATGACCCCAACTATTTTCTAAACTCACAAGTCCCAACTTTATTCCAAATGCAAAGGCCACAACTTTGTCCCAAATCCCAGAGTTGTTTCTCCAACCATTGTTTTCAgtcaattttgatttttatgtttttaaacattgaacttGCAGGGCAGtgaattattttcttgtaaCAAGCTGACACTCAGTAAACATCCTCTTATGGAGGAGTGTAGAAAGACAGTAAAtatctaaagatattatcttgATATTAGAGGGTAGTGGTGAAGTTTGTAAGGTCACTGTTTGTTAGGGAAAGGAAGTTTGTAAGATGGGAAATTGGACTTTAAGGTCATTGTTTCCTATATCACATTATTCAAAAACTAGGCTTCTACTCTACATTTATAAATTGGAAAAAGAATGTTTGGGGTATTGTTTACTAAAGAACCAAAGTAATAAATAAGGATTCCAAAACAAGCAATGGTGCTGCTTGCAGCACTCATTCTAATgtacaagaaaacaaaataaaaatatggcaGAAGGCATGATAGCCaatagtagaaaaaaaattaataaatatatctataaatgctaaatatagaaaatagaatacaagataaataaataaattaaagaaaacaaactcaTTGACTAAAATCCAAGAAAACATCACAACTCCAACATTAATTTGGGAAAATTAATCCAAATAAAAGGTTAGAACCACTTACTTGAGTTTTGATTTCACTGTTTTACTACAAATTTGGGGGAAATTTTTACCTGATGATTAACATAGTTCACAGTCAAGACAAACAACACATCTTACTGCAGTCCTAAGAAATCAGACCACACACAGGACAACCACACCATACACACAAGGAACAAAGAATCCAACACAGAGCAAAACACATGAGTAAACATACCTTGCTTCAGTTTCTGATAGATCTTTTGCTTCACTGTACAACACTTTAAGCCTTCCCAATGAGGTTCCCCACAATTCTCAACCACTTCAGCTCCTATATCAAAGTCAgaataaaatttcaacaaaaaataaacacatattAATCAACTAAACCATTCATTTTTCAATTCTGTGATTGATTGGAGTTGCTATCACTTGAGACAT
This Vigna angularis cultivar LongXiaoDou No.4 chromosome 4, ASM1680809v1, whole genome shotgun sequence DNA region includes the following protein-coding sequences:
- the LOC108342163 gene encoding putative receptor protein kinase ZmPK1, whose amino-acid sequence is MYFMLPTAMGIKPFILLLFISTSSAAATDTLQEGSSLSVEKQSDILFSSNGDFSAGFFQVGENAFCFSVCFTRSEQPTVVWMANRDEPVNGKGSFLSLWKNGNLVLTDAGGTVIWETATISSSQLYLKLRNNGNLLLLNSKGTTIWQSFASPTDTLLPTQPLTERGGLVSSRSATNHSSGFYKLYFDNDNVLRLLYKGRTFSSVYWPPSWKLAIDIGRSTYNVTKTASLDSFGQFTSSDGFQFLSTDYPKKVYRILKLDSDGNLRLYSFNEERKTWEVTWQVISEPCTIHGICGANSMCNHDPVIGRTCYCLKGFKVKDPNDWTLGCEPEFSPSSFYCNSRQSFGFLRLQTTELYGYDWNVTRVSSLKECLNICLSLCDKCVAVQLKFNEFATYNCYPKTMAFNGRDIPSFDGEIYLKLPNSILRSSTKILKHSRMNCPVGLSQKFNRVYQPPKKNSTLSFLVWFACGVGVFEFSTIFLVWFFLFRTSKHPHRLDQQHHLLSATGFQRFTYAELKAATKGFKEEVGRGAGGVVYKGTLYDNRVAAIKRLNEATQGEAEFLAEISTIGMLNHMNLIDMWGYCVEGKHRLLVYEYMEHGSLADNLFGNGLDWKKRFNVAVGTAKGLAYLHEECLEWILHCDVKPQNILLDSEFKPKVADFGLSKLLNRDERGNSSFSRIRGTRGYMAPEWVYNLRITSKVDVYSYGIVVLEMVSGRSPVAIHSLENSRDMDHHRLVTWIREKIKHAPTCAFWMEEIIDPKLEGNFDVSEVEVLVKVALQCVQDDMNERPSMSQVAEMLLANENKLISP
- the LOC128196132 gene encoding uncharacterized protein LOC128196132 translates to MASDGCDPPIPPSAISEKEKGKKKSYMVKLLNRFNNVNASSSQPSTPTSTSTARFVPPPLQVPGLTPTPPPIPPSLEVPPLTPSSQQFAADQWRSPSPHVGSNPTTPTNMPSPSPIGDNPPRSSSAANDFEDVSNNRPIITPIGGGFYPTKTASKAITATIKAQFDEPWVTWGQIPQTRRDVFFERFRRKVSWRSNHEEKVKKNFHTKASHRLSEMFKKARTEGKKPDWMGDIVWNGLLEKWNMPVYRQKCETAKKNRTSDKGGCLHTGGSISVHEHAIRLSQELGRSVHVDEIFQQTHIRASTGEFVDERSRRTHEEFEARFSQIRSETASVGASTCAPLDPADEERLRNQCWLDVAGGRYKGRVYGIGNVSAQDDCVDSYIQQTQASSSQQPIAEDILNLHTRVSTHDDQLRQMNSQLQGFIGVMMQYLPPPAAAIAQQFLQSQNQPQANVQPQQPQQPTDQPQQPTNQPQDDTVYGDY